The following are from one region of the Chromobacterium phragmitis genome:
- a CDS encoding ABC transporter substrate-binding protein codes for MKKILALLALAASTQAFAAEELHLYNWNNYLSESAAKSFEAYCKCKLVQDYYGDNEELLAKLAAGAKGYDIVVPTGFAVDALIKQGKAQPLDKAQLPNFKNLNPGYLNSFFDKGNKYSAPYAFTTTLIGYNETKLKQLGLEGKVNTWALIFDPALLSKIKGKVTVLDSQRELIAAALMYLGKPANSTNPADWKAARDVILKAKPYWAAFNNQSYIKELTVGNIYVAFGYSNDMFQAQQDAKKAKRAFALNFSLQKEGNTLSLDNFVVLKDAPRKDLAYKFINFMLDGKNAAGLTNEMGNGNPNAAAGKFVKTELTKIPAIFPTTTDLPRLQQLHDLNAKDRRELNKVWSEIKLK; via the coding sequence ATGAAGAAGATCCTCGCGCTGCTGGCGCTGGCGGCCTCCACCCAGGCGTTCGCCGCCGAAGAGCTGCATCTGTACAACTGGAACAACTACCTGTCCGAGAGCGCGGCCAAGAGTTTCGAGGCCTATTGCAAGTGCAAGCTGGTGCAGGATTATTACGGCGACAACGAAGAGCTGCTGGCCAAGCTGGCCGCCGGCGCCAAGGGCTACGACATCGTGGTGCCGACCGGCTTCGCCGTCGACGCGCTGATCAAGCAAGGCAAAGCCCAGCCGCTGGACAAGGCGCAGCTGCCTAACTTCAAGAACCTGAATCCGGGCTATTTGAACAGCTTCTTCGACAAGGGCAACAAGTATTCCGCGCCGTACGCGTTCACCACCACGCTGATCGGCTACAACGAGACCAAGCTGAAGCAGCTGGGGCTGGAAGGCAAGGTCAATACTTGGGCGCTGATCTTCGATCCGGCGCTGCTGTCCAAGATCAAGGGCAAGGTCACTGTGCTGGATTCCCAGCGCGAGTTGATCGCCGCCGCGCTGATGTATCTGGGCAAGCCGGCCAACTCCACCAATCCGGCCGACTGGAAAGCCGCGCGCGATGTGATTCTGAAGGCCAAGCCGTACTGGGCCGCCTTCAACAACCAGTCCTATATCAAGGAACTGACCGTCGGCAACATCTATGTCGCCTTCGGCTACTCCAACGATATGTTCCAGGCGCAGCAGGACGCCAAGAAGGCCAAGCGCGCTTTCGCGCTGAACTTCAGCCTGCAGAAAGAAGGCAACACGCTGTCGCTGGACAATTTCGTGGTGCTGAAGGACGCGCCGCGCAAGGACCTAGCCTACAAGTTCATTAACTTCATGCTGGACGGCAAGAACGCCGCCGGCCTGACCAACGAGATGGGCAACGGCAACCCCAATGCCGCCGCGGGCAAGTTCGTCAAGACCGAACTGACCAAGATTCCGGCGATCTTCCCGACGACTACCGACTTGCCGCGTCTCCAGCAACTGCACGATCTGAACGCCAAGGACCGTCGCGAGCTGAACAAGGTGTGGTCCGAGATCAAGTTGAAGTAA
- the ubiD gene encoding 4-hydroxy-3-polyprenylbenzoate decarboxylase, protein MKYADLREFIAQLEQKQLLKRISSPVSPHLEMTEIGDRVLKAGGPALLFEQPRLEGRAYDFPVLANLFGTPERVAMGMGAEDVMQLREIGKTLAYLKEPEPPKGLKDAWDKLPLLKQVLSMAPKEIKKAPCQDIVWEGQAVDLEKLPIQHCWPGDVAPLITWGLTVTRGPNKKRQNLGIYRQQVIGRNRVIMRWLAHRGGALDYREFRQQNPDKPYPVAVVLGCDPATILGAVTPVPDTLSEYQFAGLLRGSRTELVKCIGSDLQVPARAEIILEGHIHPNDMAMEGPYGDHTGYYNEQDSFPVLTIDRITMRENAIYHSTYTGKPPDEPAILGVALNEVFVPILQKQFPEIVDFYLPPEGCSYRMAVISIKKQYPGHAKRVMMGCWSFLRQFMYTKFIVVVDDDVNTRDWKEVIWAITTRMDPVRDTTLIENTPIDYLDFASPISGLGGKMGLDATNKLPGETHREWGTPIVMDDAVKQRVDSIWTELGL, encoded by the coding sequence ATGAAATATGCCGATCTCAGGGAATTCATCGCCCAACTTGAACAAAAACAGCTGCTGAAGCGCATCAGCTCTCCGGTCTCGCCACATCTGGAGATGACCGAGATAGGCGATCGGGTGCTGAAAGCCGGCGGACCGGCGCTGCTGTTTGAACAGCCGCGCCTCGAAGGCCGCGCTTATGACTTTCCTGTTCTGGCCAATCTGTTCGGCACCCCGGAGCGCGTGGCGATGGGCATGGGCGCGGAAGATGTGATGCAGCTCAGGGAGATAGGCAAGACCCTGGCCTATCTGAAGGAGCCGGAGCCGCCCAAGGGCCTGAAGGACGCCTGGGACAAGCTGCCGCTGCTCAAGCAGGTGCTGTCCATGGCGCCCAAGGAAATCAAGAAAGCGCCCTGCCAGGACATCGTCTGGGAAGGCCAGGCGGTGGATCTGGAAAAATTGCCCATTCAGCATTGCTGGCCGGGCGATGTGGCGCCGCTGATCACCTGGGGCCTCACCGTCACCCGCGGACCGAACAAGAAACGGCAGAACCTCGGCATCTACCGCCAGCAGGTGATAGGCAGGAATCGCGTGATCATGCGCTGGCTGGCCCACCGCGGCGGCGCGCTGGATTACCGCGAGTTCCGCCAGCAAAACCCGGATAAACCTTATCCGGTGGCGGTGGTGTTGGGCTGCGACCCCGCGACGATACTGGGCGCGGTGACGCCGGTGCCGGACACGCTGTCCGAATACCAGTTCGCCGGCCTCTTGCGCGGCAGCCGCACCGAGTTGGTGAAATGCATAGGCTCGGACCTGCAAGTGCCGGCGCGGGCGGAGATCATCCTGGAAGGCCACATCCACCCCAACGACATGGCGATGGAAGGCCCATACGGCGACCATACCGGCTATTACAACGAGCAGGACAGCTTCCCGGTGCTGACCATAGATCGCATCACCATGCGCGAAAACGCGATCTACCACAGCACCTACACCGGCAAGCCGCCGGACGAGCCGGCGATTCTGGGCGTGGCGCTGAACGAGGTGTTCGTGCCCATCCTGCAAAAGCAGTTTCCGGAAATCGTGGACTTCTACCTGCCGCCGGAAGGCTGCAGCTACCGCATGGCGGTGATCAGCATCAAGAAGCAGTACCCTGGCCACGCCAAGCGCGTGATGATGGGTTGCTGGAGCTTCCTGCGCCAGTTCATGTACACCAAGTTCATCGTGGTGGTGGACGACGACGTCAATACCCGAGACTGGAAGGAAGTGATCTGGGCGATCACCACCCGGATGGACCCGGTGCGCGACACCACGTTGATCGAGAATACGCCCATCGACTACCTTGACTTCGCCAGCCCGATCTCCGGCCTAGGCGGCAAGATGGGCCTGGACGCCACCAACAAGCTGCCGGGAGAGACCCACCGCGAATGGGGCACGCCCATCGTGATGGACGACGCGGTCAAGCAACGGGTGGACTCAATCTGGACCGAACTGGGGCTGTGA
- a CDS encoding OmpW/AlkL family protein, whose product MKKLALAAMIGMLSAGAFAAQGDILARFRVIDVDPSSSWNNSAVAGLNVEGKSAVAPELDFTYMITNNIGAELILGTSRHKVTTNAFGDVGKVSVLPPTVTLQYHFMPEATFRPYVGAGVNYTRFYSNGLQLPTGAKLDVKNNSFGPALQIGADYAINKSWFVNVDVKKLWVETDVSTGGAKLGTLKLDPWVFGIGVGTKF is encoded by the coding sequence ATGAAGAAGCTTGCGCTTGCCGCGATGATAGGCATGCTTTCCGCCGGCGCTTTCGCCGCCCAAGGCGATATTCTGGCACGTTTCCGCGTGATCGACGTGGATCCCTCGTCCAGCTGGAACAATTCCGCGGTGGCCGGCTTGAATGTTGAGGGCAAGTCTGCGGTTGCGCCTGAGCTCGATTTTACTTACATGATCACCAACAACATCGGCGCCGAGCTGATCCTGGGCACCTCCCGCCACAAGGTCACCACCAATGCCTTCGGCGACGTGGGCAAGGTTTCCGTGCTGCCGCCGACCGTGACATTGCAATACCATTTCATGCCGGAAGCCACCTTCCGCCCGTATGTGGGCGCCGGCGTCAACTATACCCGTTTTTACAGCAATGGCCTGCAACTGCCGACCGGCGCCAAGCTGGATGTGAAGAACAACAGCTTCGGGCCGGCGCTGCAGATCGGTGCAGACTACGCGATCAACAAGAGCTGGTTCGTCAACGTCGACGTGAAAAAGCTGTGGGTGGAAACCGACGTCAGCACCGGCGGCGCCAAGCTGGGCACGCTGAAGCTGGATCCGTGGGTGTTCGGCATCGGCGTCGGCACCAAGTTCTGA
- a CDS encoding ABC transporter permease — protein sequence MAKKPSKWLWASAGLTYLFLYLPLVIVVLYSFNDSRLNAEWVGFTLKWYQKLFHNEKMLTAAGNSLLIGIIASFFATILGTLAGIAMHKYKLRLLPFLVLTPIAIPELLMGVSLVIFFVIVNQLIGILELGFVTILLSHIAFCIGFVAIVVRARMQGMDDSLVEAARDLGATPFQAFRLITLPVIKPGIIAGALMAFTLSIDDFVITFFTAGAGASMLPLEIYSMIKIAVTPEVNAVSSLLMLLTLALIVIATKVSPSALRANS from the coding sequence GTGGCTAAGAAACCATCGAAGTGGCTGTGGGCTTCGGCCGGTCTGACCTATCTGTTCCTCTACCTGCCGCTGGTCATCGTGGTGCTGTACTCGTTCAACGATTCGCGCCTGAATGCGGAATGGGTGGGTTTCACGCTGAAGTGGTACCAGAAGCTGTTCCACAACGAGAAGATGCTGACCGCGGCCGGCAATTCGCTGTTGATCGGCATCATCGCCAGCTTCTTCGCCACCATCCTGGGCACGCTGGCCGGCATCGCGATGCATAAGTACAAGCTCAGGCTGCTGCCTTTCCTGGTGCTGACGCCGATCGCCATCCCCGAACTGCTGATGGGGGTGTCGCTGGTGATCTTCTTCGTCATCGTCAACCAGTTGATCGGCATTCTGGAGCTGGGCTTCGTCACCATCCTGCTGTCGCACATCGCCTTCTGCATCGGCTTCGTCGCCATCGTGGTGCGGGCGCGGATGCAGGGCATGGACGACAGCCTGGTGGAAGCGGCGCGGGATCTGGGCGCCACGCCGTTCCAGGCTTTCCGCCTGATCACGCTGCCGGTGATCAAGCCCGGCATCATCGCCGGTGCGCTGATGGCGTTCACCTTGTCGATCGACGACTTCGTGATCACCTTCTTCACCGCCGGCGCCGGCGCCAGCATGCTGCCGCTGGAGATCTATTCGATGATCAAGATCGCGGTGACGCCGGAAGTGAACGCGGTGTCTTCTTTATTGATGCTGCTGACGCTAGCGCTGATCGTGATCGCCACCAAGGTTTCGCCGAGCGCGCTGCGCGCCAACAGTTGA
- a CDS encoding ABC transporter permease yields the protein MAMRDRFGKWALSWPPLLYLVLFFLIPSLIMLVAAFRQPGDYGGLAPMYYIEEGKMVWDLTLDNFHRLVEEPLYIELFIKSAGYALTTTVVCLLMAYPLAWLIARSGKKYRDLLLLLVILPFWSNFLIRIYAWMIILGPQSAFTKALNLVLTSLGFEPVRLLFTTFAVIVGLVYVHLPFMVLPLYANLEKHDMALLDAAQDLGANAWQRFWRVTWPLSLPGVFAGSALVFIPALGMFAIPDILGGTESIMIGNLIKQQILDTRDWPFGSVLSIMLTGGVLMIAVLGAVVARKGKARG from the coding sequence ATGGCGATGCGTGATCGTTTCGGCAAGTGGGCGCTGTCCTGGCCTCCCTTGCTGTATTTGGTGTTGTTCTTCCTGATTCCGTCTCTGATCATGCTGGTGGCCGCGTTCCGCCAGCCCGGCGACTACGGCGGCCTGGCCCCGATGTACTACATCGAGGAAGGCAAGATGGTCTGGGATTTGACCCTCGACAACTTCCACCGGCTGGTGGAAGAGCCGTTGTACATCGAGCTGTTCATCAAGTCGGCCGGCTACGCGTTGACCACCACTGTGGTGTGTCTGCTGATGGCGTACCCGCTGGCCTGGCTGATCGCCCGCTCCGGCAAGAAGTACCGCGACTTGCTGTTGCTGCTGGTGATCCTGCCGTTCTGGTCCAATTTCCTGATCCGCATCTACGCGTGGATGATCATCCTGGGCCCGCAATCGGCGTTCACCAAGGCGCTGAACCTGGTGCTGACTTCGCTGGGCTTCGAACCGGTGCGTTTGCTGTTCACCACCTTCGCGGTGATCGTCGGCCTGGTGTACGTTCATTTGCCGTTCATGGTGTTGCCGCTGTACGCCAATCTGGAAAAGCATGACATGGCCCTGCTCGACGCCGCGCAGGATCTGGGCGCCAACGCCTGGCAGCGCTTCTGGCGCGTGACCTGGCCGCTGAGCCTGCCCGGGGTGTTCGCCGGCTCGGCCTTGGTGTTCATTCCGGCGCTGGGCATGTTCGCCATCCCGGACATTTTGGGCGGCACCGAATCCATCATGATAGGCAACCTGATCAAGCAGCAAATCCTGGATACCCGCGACTGGCCGTTCGGCTCCGTGTTGTCCATCATGCTGACCGGCGGGGTGCTGATGATCGCCGTGCTGGGGGCCGTGGTGGCCAGAAAGGGGAAAGCGCGTGGCTAA
- a CDS encoding ABC transporter ATP-binding protein — protein MALLEIKNVVKRFGDYTAVNDVSLSVEAGEFFTLLGPSGCGKTTLLRMLAGFEQPDAGRILLDGQDMSQVAPEKRPVHTVFQSYALFPHMTVRENIAFPLKMAKWDKRKISAQVDELLEDVRLTQFGDRYPHEMSGGQRQRVAIARALVDRPRLLLLDEPLSALDAKLREEMQIELINLQKEVGITFVYVTHDQGEALALSHRIAVMSHGKVEQLDAPEKLYSYPKNRFVADFLGQCNVLEGVVKALHGDAMTVALKGCGDVKCQAVPGVKEGQQGWLALRPEKVKLDKELPDLPDEAYFKGRVHDCLYLGDVTLYVVEVADGVLVEAMQPNNIPGVAKFFDDGDVVEIAWRFDAGSFLTE, from the coding sequence ATGGCTCTCCTGGAAATCAAAAATGTGGTCAAACGCTTCGGCGACTACACGGCTGTCAACGACGTCAGCCTGTCGGTCGAGGCGGGCGAGTTCTTCACCCTGCTGGGACCCTCCGGCTGCGGCAAGACCACCTTGCTGCGCATGCTGGCCGGTTTCGAACAGCCGGACGCGGGCCGGATTCTGCTGGATGGCCAGGACATGTCGCAGGTGGCGCCGGAAAAGCGCCCGGTGCACACCGTGTTCCAGAGCTACGCGCTGTTCCCGCACATGACCGTGCGCGAAAACATCGCCTTCCCGCTGAAAATGGCCAAGTGGGACAAGCGCAAGATCTCCGCCCAGGTGGATGAATTGCTGGAAGACGTGCGCCTGACCCAGTTCGGCGACCGCTACCCGCACGAGATGTCCGGCGGCCAGCGCCAGCGCGTGGCCATCGCCCGCGCGCTGGTGGACCGTCCGCGCCTGTTGCTGCTGGACGAGCCGTTGTCCGCGCTCGACGCCAAGCTGCGCGAGGAAATGCAGATCGAGCTGATCAATCTGCAGAAAGAGGTGGGCATCACCTTCGTCTACGTCACCCACGACCAGGGCGAGGCGCTGGCGCTGTCGCACCGCATCGCGGTGATGAGCCACGGCAAGGTGGAGCAGCTGGATGCGCCGGAGAAGCTGTACAGCTATCCGAAAAACCGTTTCGTCGCCGACTTCCTCGGCCAGTGCAATGTGCTGGAAGGCGTGGTCAAGGCTTTGCACGGCGACGCCATGACTGTGGCGCTGAAGGGCTGCGGCGACGTCAAGTGCCAGGCGGTGCCGGGTGTGAAGGAAGGCCAGCAGGGCTGGCTGGCGCTGCGGCCGGAGAAGGTGAAGCTGGACAAGGAATTGCCGGACTTGCCGGACGAGGCCTATTTCAAAGGTCGCGTCCACGACTGCCTGTATCTGGGCGACGTCACCCTCTACGTGGTGGAGGTGGCCGACGGCGTGTTGGTGGAGGCGATGCAGCCCAACAATATCCCGGGCGTCGCCAAGTTCTTCGACGACGGCGACGTGGTCGAGATCGCCTGGCGTTTCGACGCCGGCAGCTTCCTGACGGAGTAA